One window from the genome of Pedobacter schmidteae encodes:
- a CDS encoding anti-sigma factor domain-containing protein yields MDIKAYISSGIVEAYVMGTASEEEVRIFECVQKHSPEVRQAVLDAQSILEDFVTSQAIAPPAELKSVIWAKVKQEADEPSDVKDASAAVTVPLYPSQVIEHSNSRLKWLTVAATVLLVASISLNLYLNGRQNRIKGQLAVLQASKTKDELNYNNLKSRWDMVNNPAVKSIHLLGVEKHPDMRAVVYFDQTSKQVYLALENLPKPSKDHQYQLWAIVDGKPVSLGVFDQDAGSTVQKMTAIKTAQAFAITLEKRGGSPSPTLEQMYVMGKV; encoded by the coding sequence TTGGATATAAAAGCATACATATCGTCTGGCATCGTAGAGGCCTATGTAATGGGGACAGCTTCGGAAGAGGAAGTCCGTATTTTTGAATGTGTCCAAAAGCATAGCCCTGAAGTGAGACAGGCTGTTTTGGATGCTCAAAGCATCCTGGAAGACTTTGTGACCAGTCAGGCTATTGCTCCACCTGCTGAGCTCAAGTCTGTAATCTGGGCAAAAGTTAAGCAGGAAGCAGATGAACCTTCGGATGTAAAGGATGCATCTGCTGCAGTAACCGTACCGCTATATCCTTCGCAAGTTATTGAGCATAGCAATAGCCGCCTCAAATGGCTTACCGTGGCGGCAACAGTGCTGCTGGTTGCCAGTATTTCATTAAATCTTTATTTGAATGGTCGTCAAAATCGTATTAAGGGTCAATTAGCGGTATTGCAGGCCTCCAAAACGAAAGACGAACTGAACTACAATAACCTGAAGAGCAGATGGGATATGGTCAATAACCCCGCTGTGAAGAGCATCCACTTATTGGGCGTAGAAAAACATCCGGATATGAGGGCTGTAGTCTATTTTGATCAGACCTCAAAACAGGTTTATCTGGCATTGGAAAATCTACCGAAACCTTCAAAAGATCATCAATATCAATTGTGGGCAATAGTGGATGGTAAACCGGTAAGTCTGGGTGTGTTTGATCAGGATGCCGGATCCACTGTACAGAAAATGACAGCCATCAAAACTGCTCAAGCCTTCGCTATTACGCTAGAGAAAAGAGGAGGAAGTC
- a CDS encoding RNA polymerase sigma factor, translating into MKSQQKLSEENLIQLLLQHDEDGFNYLYDNYAPAIYGVVVRIVGEKEYANEALQDVFVKIWKNIKQFDPERGRLYTWMINIARNTAIDYIRSKGFQHQQKNQNLPESVDDDEQHSITLDVDHIGMKEVLMQLKNEWRTVIELAYYKGYTQQEIAERLDIPIGTVKTRTRSALIELKGLLKDYK; encoded by the coding sequence TTGAAGAGCCAACAAAAATTATCGGAAGAAAATCTCATTCAGTTGTTGTTGCAACACGACGAGGATGGTTTTAATTATCTCTATGATAATTATGCGCCGGCTATTTATGGTGTCGTAGTGAGGATAGTGGGCGAAAAGGAGTATGCCAATGAGGCCCTTCAAGATGTTTTTGTGAAAATTTGGAAGAACATCAAACAATTTGATCCTGAAAGGGGACGTTTGTACACCTGGATGATTAACATAGCCAGAAATACTGCTATAGATTATATCAGGTCAAAAGGTTTTCAGCACCAACAGAAAAACCAAAATCTCCCCGAGTCCGTAGATGACGACGAACAACATTCGATAACTTTGGATGTGGATCATATTGGGATGAAAGAAGTGCTGATGCAGCTGAAGAATGAGTGGCGAACGGTGATAGAACTGGCCTACTATAAGGGGTATACCCAACAGGAGATAGCCGAAAGGCTGGATATACCTATAGGCACGGTGAAGACAAGAACAAGGAGTGCATTGATTGAGCTGAAAGGCTTGTTAAAGGATTATAAATAA